The following are from one region of the Natronocella acetinitrilica genome:
- the glyS gene encoding glycine--tRNA ligase subunit beta, with product MDDRSDLLIELGTEELPPTALRRLRDDFSALIVGGLRDAGLEPGTTKSFATPRRLAVAIQGLRIQQPEQVVERRGPAVAAAFDQDGQPTRAAIGFASSCGAEVSDLERVETEKGAWLYYRGHKAGRPASELIAALLPEVIHKLPVPKRMRWGDHEHSFVRPVHWLVVLLGDEVVDASVLGVASSRTSRGHRFHGPASLEIASAASYEKQLRENAHVIADLDARRQEVLRQVEAAARTAGGVAMIDEALLEEVTALVEWPAAIIGTFEKRFLDIPPEVLVSSMQGHQRYFPVRGSDDQLLPSFVTIANLESRNPDEVARGNQRVIRPRLADAEFFWQQDRREPISQRIEKLKEIVFQKRLGSLYDKAVRVAALSRQLAPEFGVDPATAERAALLGKCDLLTEMVGEFPELQGIMGRYYAAHEGLGDGIPEALEQHYQPRFAGDQIPTSPLGQVLAVAERADTLIGIFAIGQAPSGDKDPFALRRAGLGLMRILVESQRQIPLLALFGRAADHLPEDVKGDAVVDAVFEFCMDRLKAYYLDQGLLPELFEAVRDVRVNDGEPVDEPVDFDRRIHACSAFLQLDAARSLAAANKRVNNILRKADGVDIPEVPSADLLQVEAEKTLYAVIEPLTKKVANLARQGDYQQALEQLATARDGVDAFFDQVMVMDEDMEVRGNRLALLRQLSQLFTSVADISRLPSQ from the coding sequence ATGGATGATCGAAGTGATCTGCTGATCGAGCTGGGCACGGAAGAGTTGCCACCGACTGCGCTGAGGCGCCTGCGCGACGATTTCAGTGCGCTAATTGTTGGCGGCTTGCGCGATGCCGGGCTGGAGCCCGGCACAACGAAATCTTTCGCCACGCCACGACGCCTGGCGGTGGCTATCCAGGGGCTGCGGATACAACAGCCGGAACAGGTTGTGGAGCGTCGGGGCCCCGCTGTGGCCGCAGCCTTCGATCAGGACGGACAGCCCACACGAGCCGCCATCGGCTTTGCCAGTTCCTGCGGCGCCGAGGTCTCCGACCTCGAGCGTGTCGAGACCGAAAAGGGCGCGTGGCTCTACTATCGTGGCCACAAGGCCGGGCGGCCGGCTTCAGAACTGATTGCGGCACTTTTGCCGGAGGTCATCCACAAGTTGCCGGTGCCAAAGCGCATGCGCTGGGGTGACCATGAACACAGCTTCGTGCGGCCGGTGCACTGGCTTGTGGTCCTGCTTGGCGATGAGGTTGTCGATGCCTCAGTACTTGGAGTTGCCAGTAGCCGGACCAGTCGGGGTCATCGCTTCCATGGCCCAGCGTCTCTGGAGATAGCCTCGGCAGCAAGCTATGAAAAACAGCTGCGCGAGAATGCGCACGTGATCGCCGATCTGGATGCCCGACGTCAGGAGGTTCTCCGACAGGTCGAAGCCGCGGCCAGGACCGCTGGCGGCGTCGCCATGATCGATGAAGCACTGCTGGAGGAAGTCACAGCGCTTGTGGAGTGGCCCGCCGCAATTATCGGCACTTTCGAGAAGCGCTTCCTGGACATTCCACCAGAGGTGCTTGTCTCAAGCATGCAGGGTCACCAGCGGTATTTCCCGGTTCGGGGTAGCGATGACCAGTTGCTGCCGAGCTTTGTCACCATCGCCAACCTGGAAAGCCGCAACCCGGATGAAGTTGCCCGGGGGAATCAGCGTGTCATTCGCCCACGGCTGGCCGACGCCGAGTTCTTCTGGCAACAGGATCGACGCGAACCGATCTCGCAACGCATTGAAAAACTAAAGGAAATTGTTTTCCAGAAGCGGTTGGGCAGCCTCTATGACAAGGCAGTTCGCGTTGCGGCACTGTCTCGGCAGCTTGCTCCTGAATTCGGTGTTGACCCAGCGACGGCAGAACGTGCGGCATTGCTCGGCAAATGCGATCTGTTAACAGAAATGGTCGGAGAGTTTCCGGAGTTGCAAGGAATCATGGGTCGTTACTACGCGGCCCACGAGGGTCTGGGCGATGGAATCCCCGAAGCGCTGGAGCAGCACTATCAGCCCCGCTTCGCCGGCGACCAGATTCCAACCTCGCCGCTCGGTCAGGTGCTGGCGGTGGCCGAACGGGCCGATACGCTCATCGGGATCTTCGCGATTGGCCAGGCGCCCAGCGGAGACAAGGATCCCTTCGCACTGCGGCGTGCGGGCCTCGGGCTCATGCGGATCCTGGTGGAATCGCAACGCCAGATCCCGCTGCTGGCCCTGTTTGGGCGTGCTGCAGATCATCTCCCCGAGGACGTCAAGGGCGATGCGGTGGTGGATGCAGTGTTCGAATTCTGCATGGACCGCCTGAAAGCCTACTATCTTGACCAGGGCTTGCTCCCAGAACTCTTCGAGGCCGTGCGGGATGTGCGTGTGAATGACGGTGAGCCGGTGGACGAGCCGGTCGATTTTGATCGGCGCATTCACGCTTGCTCGGCATTTCTTCAACTGGATGCGGCCAGAAGCCTCGCTGCGGCCAACAAGCGGGTCAACAACATCCTGCGCAAGGCTGACGGCGTTGATATCCCGGAGGTACCGTCAGCAGACCTTCTTCAGGTGGAGGCGGAAAAGACCTTGTATGCGGTGATCGAACCGTTGACCAAGAAGGTCGCAAACCTGGCAAGGCAAGGGGATTATCAGCAAGCGCTGGAACAATTGGCTACCGCGCGTGACGGTGTGGACGCATTCTTCGATCAGGTCATGGTGATGGACGAGGATATGGAAGTCCGGGGGAATCGCCTTGCACTTTTGCGTCAACTGTCACAGCTCTTCACCAGCGTCGCGGACATCTCCCGGCTACCAAGCCAGTGA
- the gmhB gene encoding D-glycero-beta-D-manno-heptose 1,7-bisphosphate 7-phosphatase, with the protein MPAIILDRDGVINEDSSEFIKSVDEWRAIPGSLEAIAALSQAGWTIAICTNQSGIARGLLTPENLEQIHDAIRQGVQKLGGNVHGIYSCPHGPLDGCACRKPKPGLYIQAAEELGFTLRNTPVVGDAARDLEAAIKVDARPILVRTGKGVETAATISNLGSIEIHDDLQAVASALLA; encoded by the coding sequence GTGCCAGCTATCATTCTCGACCGCGACGGCGTAATCAACGAAGACTCCTCAGAATTCATCAAGAGTGTGGATGAGTGGCGCGCCATCCCCGGGAGCCTGGAGGCGATCGCCGCCTTATCACAAGCAGGTTGGACGATCGCCATCTGCACCAATCAATCCGGAATCGCACGAGGTCTGCTGACACCAGAGAACCTGGAGCAGATTCACGACGCCATTCGACAGGGTGTGCAGAAACTCGGTGGGAATGTCCATGGCATTTATAGCTGCCCCCATGGGCCACTGGACGGCTGTGCATGCCGGAAGCCCAAACCCGGCTTGTACATACAGGCCGCTGAGGAGCTGGGATTCACTCTGAGAAATACACCGGTCGTTGGGGATGCCGCCAGGGATCTCGAGGCGGCAATCAAGGTGGATGCGCGTCCGATTCTGGTACGTACCGGCAAGGGCGTGGAAACAGCGGCCACCATCAGCAACCTCGGTTCAATAGAAATCCATGACGACCTGCAGGCGGTGGCAAGCGCTTTACTTGCCTGA
- a CDS encoding lysophospholipid acyltransferase family protein — MATLLFGTIGLAIAFVLPYRRRYQLFIQWSFFILWLARVTCGIRHEVTGLENIPERPCVVMCKHQSAWETLATQYWLNPQTWVLKRELMKIPLIGWALGLLAPIAIDRSARKQAMQQMLEQGRQRLAEHRWIIIYPEGTRVAAGRCGRYRRGGAVLAAETGTPILPIAHNAGEFWPRNSFLKYPGTVQVRIGELIEPGGRDADTLLKVTKAWIEENTRAVSARYERRGMDQGTGKEEM, encoded by the coding sequence TTGGCCACACTGCTTTTCGGGACCATCGGGCTTGCCATAGCTTTCGTACTGCCCTATCGCCGCCGCTACCAACTGTTCATTCAATGGAGCTTCTTTATTCTGTGGCTCGCGCGAGTCACCTGCGGCATAAGGCATGAAGTGACTGGTCTGGAGAATATTCCGGAACGGCCATGCGTCGTCATGTGCAAGCATCAGTCCGCCTGGGAAACCCTGGCAACACAATATTGGTTGAACCCGCAAACCTGGGTACTCAAGCGGGAACTGATGAAGATTCCTTTGATCGGCTGGGCGCTGGGTCTTTTGGCACCCATTGCTATTGATCGCTCGGCGAGGAAGCAGGCCATGCAGCAGATGCTTGAGCAGGGGCGACAGCGGCTGGCGGAGCATCGTTGGATTATCATTTACCCGGAAGGCACTCGTGTGGCGGCTGGCCGATGTGGTCGCTACCGCCGAGGGGGCGCCGTGCTTGCAGCAGAGACCGGCACGCCAATCCTGCCGATTGCTCACAACGCCGGCGAGTTTTGGCCGAGAAACTCGTTCTTGAAATACCCCGGCACAGTTCAGGTCCGTATCGGTGAACTCATCGAACCAGGTGGCAGGGACGCTGATACCTTACTCAAGGTGACCAAGGCGTGGATCGAGGAAAACACACGGGCTGTGAGTGCCCGCTACGAGCGAAGGGGGATGGATCAGGGGACCGGCAAAGAAGAGATGTGA